A genomic segment from Vanessa cardui chromosome 30, ilVanCard2.1, whole genome shotgun sequence encodes:
- the LOC124542361 gene encoding uncharacterized protein LOC124542361 isoform X2, with amino-acid sequence MEESSKKRCRKSKLVPREYLDSDDENIAQMQNEIEETIAKIDAQSILRKLEPGYFSSKPLEFSVKVEVEECDDDIIVINNETDNQSGDLNIKIHSIRSLNDTPSTTNNHEHRLNEDDIRDAFDLISTKTTSIADKLIEIYMRNDFGRKQAYIAESDMDKKLQMNLKKWKVWYEAAPRFRDAPGMYICYVCDIGWWHFYDFREHVKNHESLNYGVEVSFQELKVIAYKFSVKPRMVPIESDCWKCGKDVTVHQGVNYTCMGCQMMFHSCKMMSMHESDCKKYKSLLSNAGVDTSKMYRCPLCLFKHWIKEQVYKHLVNWHSVRSDRPVFWTKNTCHKCNMSYHDFRLHECKQRPMMYSCRFCRKNFQYKWVMNLHLSNSKNNLPCRICGKRLHRGCMEAAHLLVHSRNYTMMLKCSLCLESLYYADYSSLIDHKNRFHFDVNEVDPFFEKVIVPKKVLNMQEADLTEAMEPSNLQSTQQGFDGACQGLIDTITDKQDNTDENHDQQKGCFDQGLDIKVTVIDKSTVQRIINETQRQTEETNINTIDTRAEDSKDAVKMIPSLKTYKNKNKSTNDSVATSNVNQEIQIKYEIPDEFEISNVVSVKQESDSVNEFVEIETIVKNEVEDVDLERCDTNEGNVLYQVVPEIPRLTRRKYTKRKKGHVKMTEAKYSKYTMNAYTCTKCNTTSQTLRKYLQHFEAHNYKQSACPKCFKQFPASQTLISHVNYHIKSNYVMIHAIRDSEQETDCRYQCRKCKMTLSVEEFFQHWETHLEIHDIANDESVNFVDMDEKPLLKDMLSDHNYTIDTPRKTRVDVCFVPMCSSTSTKFPNKLFLTGPSDLKLRKKWFQAVKRSMFSPKTIIRCCEDHFDLENDVENWMKFKMIGGKLFLKKHVVPHIFECQNRMVPLKPRSAAMKRKVEIL; translated from the exons ATGGAGGAGAGTAGTAAGAAAAGATGTAGGAAATCAAAACTAGTGCCGCGGGAATATTTGGACTCTGACGATGAAAATATCGCTCAAATGCAG AATGAAATCGAGGAGACAATAGCTAAAATTGACGCTCAATCAATATTAAGGAAGCTAGAACCTGGTTATTTTTCATCAAAACCTTTGGAATTCTCCGTAAAAGTGGAAGTAGAGGAATGCGACGATGATATCATAGTAATCAACAATGAAACTGATAATCAATCAGgtgacttaaatattaaaatacattcaatAAGAAGCTTAAATGATACTCCAAGTACGACCAATAATCACGAGCACAGGTTAAACGAAGACGATATAAGAGATGCATTTGATTTAATAAGCACTAAAACAACAAGTATTGCCGATAAGTTGATTGAAATATACATGAGGAATGATTTCGGCAGAAAACAGGCGTATATCGCTGAGAGCGATATGGACAAAAAGTTGCAAATGAATCTTAAAAAGTGGAAAGTATGGTACGAAGCCGCACCACGTTTCAGGGATGCCCCtggtatgtacatatgttatgtCTGTGATATTGGCTGGTGGCACTTTTATGACTTCAGAGAACATGTAAAGAACCACGAGAGTCTTAATTATGGTGTGGAGGTGTCCTTCCAAGAATTAAAGGTGATAGCTTACAAGTTTTCCGTTAAACCGAGGATGGTACCCATCGAATCGGACTGTTGGAAATGTGGTAAGGATGTAACCGTTCATCAGGGTGTTAATTACACATGTATGGGTTGCCAAATGATGTTCCATTCGTGTAAAATGATGAGTATGCACGAAAGTGATTGTAAGAAATACAAGAGCCTGCTCAGCAACGCCGGTGTTGATACGTCAAAGATGTACCGTTGTCCGTTGTGTTTGTTCAAACATTGGATCAAAGAGCAAGTTTATAAACACTTAGTCAACTGGCACAGTGTGAGATCGGACAGGCCTGTATTTTGGACTAAGAATACATGCCATAAATGCAATATGAGCTATCACGATTTTAGACTACATGAATGCAAGCAACGTCCCATGATGTATAGTTGTCGGTTTTGCAGAAAGaattttcaatacaaatggGTTATGAATTTGCATTTATCGaactcaaaaaataatttaccgtGCAGGATATGTGGAAAGAGATTGCATAGAGGTTGTATGGAGGCTGCACACTTATTAGTCCATTCGAGGAATTATACCATGATGTtgaaatgtagcctatgtctgGAGTCTTTGTATTACGCTGATTATTCATCTTTAATCGATCACAAAAATAGGTTTCACTTTGATGTTAATGAAGTGGATCCTTTCTTCGAGAAG GTTATTGTGCCaaaaaaagtattgaatatGCAAGAAGCTGATCTCACCGAAGCGATGGAACCAAGTAATTTGCAGTCAACCCAGCAAGGCTTTGATGGTGCTTGCCAAGGTCTGATAG ataCGATAACAGACAAACAAGATAATACAGATGAAAATCATGATCAACAGAAAGGTTGTTTCGATCAGGGATTAGACATAAAAGTAACGGTCATAGACAAATCGACTGTACAGAGAATAATAAACGAAACACAGAGACAAACAGAGGAAACAAACATCAATACCATAGACACACGAGCTGAGGATAGCAAAGACGCTGTGAAAATGATACCATCACTAAAAACctataagaacaaaaataaatccaCTAATGACAGTGTTGCCACGTCAAATGTGAATCAGgagattcaaattaaatatgaaattcccgatgaatttgaaatttcaaatgtTGTGAGTGTTAAACAAGAGAGTGATTCAGTTaatgaatttgttgaaattgaaACTATCGTTAAAAATGAAGTTGAGGATGTTGACTTGGAACGGTGTGATACGAACGAGGGCAATGTCCTATATCAAGTTGTACCGGAGATACCTAGGTTGACTAG ACGTAAATACACGAAAAGGAAAAAGGGTCACGTCAAAATGACAGAAGCGAAGTATTCAAAGTATACGATGAATGCATACACGTGTACGAAATGCAACACGACCTCACAGACCCTGAGGAAGTATCTCCAGCATTTCGAGGCACACAATTACAAGCAATCGGCCTGCCCGAAGTGCTTCAAGCAGTTCCCCGCCTCCCAGACCCTCATCAGCCACGTGAACTACCACATAAAGAGTAACTACGTGATGATCCACGCGATAAGGGATTCGGAACAGGAGACAGACTGCAGGTACCAGTGCAGGAAGTGTAAGATGACCCTCAGCGTGGAAGAATTCTTCCAGCACTGGGAGACACACCTGGAGATACATGATATAGCGAACGATGAGAGTGTTAACTTTGTGGATATGGACGAGAAACCCCTTCTGAAGGATATGCTGA GTGACCATAACTATACAATCGATACTCCGAGAAAGACCCGTGTTGACGTGTGTTTTGTGCCAATGTGTTCTTCTACCTCAACGAAGTTTCCGAATAAACTGTTCTTGACTGGACCTTCCGATCTCAAACTGAGGAAGAAGTGGTTTCAAGCCGTGAAGAGGAGTATGTTTTCCCCGAAAACTATAATACGATGTTGTGAAGACCACTTTGAC ctCGAGAACGATGTCGagaattggatgaaatttaaaatgatcgGGGGGAAACTTTTTCTGAAGAAACATGTGGTACCACACATCTTCGAATGCCAGAATCGAATGGTACCATTGAAACCTAGATCAGCAGCAATGAAAAGGAAAGTCGAAATTCTTTAG
- the LOC124542364 gene encoding 28S ribosomal protein S35, mitochondrial: MSLFIRNYKPGVAYNAQILWRFNSTTAETVKQGEDEEEFRVLDILHKKGKTQKRVTRRADIQPDRSEKMPTDQNWGNVWPGPRSFHPSSVPLPIRQGYVPKGQAPPGKKANAELMKIPNFLHLTPPVVKSQCEALKKFCTTWPKLLNSEEAIEKHYPMEVISSDYCHASPTIRNPLARIVTLRVKLSNLKLDARARDKFLRLVGDKYDEKTDLVTLTADRCPVRKQNLDYVNYLLTACYHESWTVEDWEADKSLEDMEYYDFDLNPSKRNLVNWYLMSNNEENNLDDEQIKNFDVSKIPNGVEYKSAVSELFNEGESDLALNKYDTTVRKLLGLPEKKIAN, translated from the exons atgagtttatttataagaaattataaaccCGGTGTGGCTTACAACGCTCAGATATTATGGCGTTTCAACTCAACAACCGCTGAAACTGTAAAACAGGGTGAGGATGAAGAAGAATTTCGTGTTTTGGATATTCTACACAAAAAGGGAAAAACACAGAAGAGAGTAACCCGTAGAGCAGATATACAGCCGGATAGGTCGGAAAAAATGCCGACAGACCAA AATTGGGGCAATGTATGGCCTGGTCCGAGGTCCTTCCACCCATCATCTGTACCACTGCCAATCCGTCAAGGCTACGTGCCAAAAGGCCAAGCACCGCCAGGGAAGAAGGCGAACGcggaattaatgaaaataccCAACTTCCTCCACCTGACACCACCCGTCGTCAAGAGTCAGTGCGAAGCCCTAAAGAAATTCTGCACAACATGGCCGAAGCTCTTAAACTCGGAAGAAGCAATCGAGAAGCATTATCCAATGGAAGTAATTAGCTCAGACTATTGCCATGCAAGTCCAACGATCAGGAACCCGCTGGCTCGTATTGTGACCTTGCGTGTGAAGCTCTCAAATTTGAAGCTGGACGCGAGAGCCAGGGACAAGTTTCTGAGATTGGTCGGGGATAAGTATGACGAGAAAACCGATCTGGTCACGTTGACAGCTGATCGCTGTCCAGTTAGGAAACAGAACTTGGATTATGTCAATTATCTCCTGACAGCGTGCTACCACGAATCGTGGACCGTTGAGGATTGGGAAGCGGATAAGAGCTTGGAAGATATGGAATATTATGATTTCGATTTGAACCCTTCGAAGAGGAATCTTGTTAATTGGTATTTAATGTCAAACaatgaagaaaataatttagacgatgaacagattaaaaattttgaCGTTTCAAAGATTCCTAATGGTGTAGAGTATAAAAGTGCAGTATCCGAATTGTTTAATGAAGGTGAAAGTGATCTCGCATTGAATAAATACGATACAACTGTAAGGAAATTGTTAGGGTTGCCAGAGAAGAAAATTGCTAATTGA
- the LOC124542361 gene encoding zinc finger protein 521-like isoform X1, translated as MEESSKKRCRKSKLVPREYLDSDDENIAQMQNEIEETIAKIDAQSILRKLEPGYFSSKPLEFSVKVEVEECDDDIIVINNETDNQSGDLNIKIHSIRSLNDTPSTTNNHEHRLNEDDIRDAFDLISTKTTSIADKLIEIYMRNDFGRKQAYIAESDMDKKLQMNLKKWKVWYEAAPRFRDAPGMYICYVCDIGWWHFYDFREHVKNHESLNYGVEVSFQELKVIAYKFSVKPRMVPIESDCWKCGKDVTVHQGVNYTCMGCQMMFHSCKMMSMHESDCKKYKSLLSNAGVDTSKMYRCPLCLFKHWIKEQVYKHLVNWHSVRSDRPVFWTKNTCHKCNMSYHDFRLHECKQRPMMYSCRFCRKNFQYKWVMNLHLSNSKNNLPCRICGKRLHRGCMEAAHLLVHSRNYTMMLKCSLCLESLYYADYSSLIDHKNRFHFDVNEVDPFFEKVIVPKKVLNMQEADLTEAMEPSNLQSTQQGFDGACQGLIDTITDKQDNTDENHDQQKGCFDQGLDIKVTVIDKSTVQRIINETQRQTEETNINTIDTRAEDSKDAVKMIPSLKTYKNKNKSTNDSVATSNVNQEIQIKYEIPDEFEISNVVSVKQESDSVNEFVEIETIVKNEVEDVDLERCDTNEGNVLYQVVPEIPRLTRRKYTKRKKGHVKMTEAKYSKYTMNAYTCTKCNTTSQTLRKYLQHFEAHNYKQSACPKCFKQFPASQTLISHVNYHIKSNYVMIHAIRDSEQETDCRYQCRKCKMTLSVEEFFQHWETHLEIHDIANDESVNFVDMDEKPLLKDMLMILQGADPGGALQRFPRTCALCSKRFERRNDCKRHYIEHLLGDALAERARRGGIACQLCGRAFQRGDAYKRHMREHACLPIYKCEICDKAFSDSSNFCKHKKVHNLSVVVCDICNKKFSNKNFLIKHIKMHQVVKPISCETCDKLFYTQSSYNKHLKRNRSRVKCPLCSSTHGSLREKWDHMWQVHKERKYEADCPLCKKSFRKYLDVKQHLREHHNEEQYFYYRSRLSPGRRRARELPGL; from the exons ATGGAGGAGAGTAGTAAGAAAAGATGTAGGAAATCAAAACTAGTGCCGCGGGAATATTTGGACTCTGACGATGAAAATATCGCTCAAATGCAG AATGAAATCGAGGAGACAATAGCTAAAATTGACGCTCAATCAATATTAAGGAAGCTAGAACCTGGTTATTTTTCATCAAAACCTTTGGAATTCTCCGTAAAAGTGGAAGTAGAGGAATGCGACGATGATATCATAGTAATCAACAATGAAACTGATAATCAATCAGgtgacttaaatattaaaatacattcaatAAGAAGCTTAAATGATACTCCAAGTACGACCAATAATCACGAGCACAGGTTAAACGAAGACGATATAAGAGATGCATTTGATTTAATAAGCACTAAAACAACAAGTATTGCCGATAAGTTGATTGAAATATACATGAGGAATGATTTCGGCAGAAAACAGGCGTATATCGCTGAGAGCGATATGGACAAAAAGTTGCAAATGAATCTTAAAAAGTGGAAAGTATGGTACGAAGCCGCACCACGTTTCAGGGATGCCCCtggtatgtacatatgttatgtCTGTGATATTGGCTGGTGGCACTTTTATGACTTCAGAGAACATGTAAAGAACCACGAGAGTCTTAATTATGGTGTGGAGGTGTCCTTCCAAGAATTAAAGGTGATAGCTTACAAGTTTTCCGTTAAACCGAGGATGGTACCCATCGAATCGGACTGTTGGAAATGTGGTAAGGATGTAACCGTTCATCAGGGTGTTAATTACACATGTATGGGTTGCCAAATGATGTTCCATTCGTGTAAAATGATGAGTATGCACGAAAGTGATTGTAAGAAATACAAGAGCCTGCTCAGCAACGCCGGTGTTGATACGTCAAAGATGTACCGTTGTCCGTTGTGTTTGTTCAAACATTGGATCAAAGAGCAAGTTTATAAACACTTAGTCAACTGGCACAGTGTGAGATCGGACAGGCCTGTATTTTGGACTAAGAATACATGCCATAAATGCAATATGAGCTATCACGATTTTAGACTACATGAATGCAAGCAACGTCCCATGATGTATAGTTGTCGGTTTTGCAGAAAGaattttcaatacaaatggGTTATGAATTTGCATTTATCGaactcaaaaaataatttaccgtGCAGGATATGTGGAAAGAGATTGCATAGAGGTTGTATGGAGGCTGCACACTTATTAGTCCATTCGAGGAATTATACCATGATGTtgaaatgtagcctatgtctgGAGTCTTTGTATTACGCTGATTATTCATCTTTAATCGATCACAAAAATAGGTTTCACTTTGATGTTAATGAAGTGGATCCTTTCTTCGAGAAG GTTATTGTGCCaaaaaaagtattgaatatGCAAGAAGCTGATCTCACCGAAGCGATGGAACCAAGTAATTTGCAGTCAACCCAGCAAGGCTTTGATGGTGCTTGCCAAGGTCTGATAG ataCGATAACAGACAAACAAGATAATACAGATGAAAATCATGATCAACAGAAAGGTTGTTTCGATCAGGGATTAGACATAAAAGTAACGGTCATAGACAAATCGACTGTACAGAGAATAATAAACGAAACACAGAGACAAACAGAGGAAACAAACATCAATACCATAGACACACGAGCTGAGGATAGCAAAGACGCTGTGAAAATGATACCATCACTAAAAACctataagaacaaaaataaatccaCTAATGACAGTGTTGCCACGTCAAATGTGAATCAGgagattcaaattaaatatgaaattcccgatgaatttgaaatttcaaatgtTGTGAGTGTTAAACAAGAGAGTGATTCAGTTaatgaatttgttgaaattgaaACTATCGTTAAAAATGAAGTTGAGGATGTTGACTTGGAACGGTGTGATACGAACGAGGGCAATGTCCTATATCAAGTTGTACCGGAGATACCTAGGTTGACTAG ACGTAAATACACGAAAAGGAAAAAGGGTCACGTCAAAATGACAGAAGCGAAGTATTCAAAGTATACGATGAATGCATACACGTGTACGAAATGCAACACGACCTCACAGACCCTGAGGAAGTATCTCCAGCATTTCGAGGCACACAATTACAAGCAATCGGCCTGCCCGAAGTGCTTCAAGCAGTTCCCCGCCTCCCAGACCCTCATCAGCCACGTGAACTACCACATAAAGAGTAACTACGTGATGATCCACGCGATAAGGGATTCGGAACAGGAGACAGACTGCAGGTACCAGTGCAGGAAGTGTAAGATGACCCTCAGCGTGGAAGAATTCTTCCAGCACTGGGAGACACACCTGGAGATACATGATATAGCGAACGATGAGAGTGTTAACTTTGTGGATATGGACGAGAAACCCCTTCTGAAGGATATGCTGA TGATCCTCCAGGGGGCGGACCCGGGCGGTGCCTTGCAGCGCTTTCCGCGCACGTGCGCGCTTTGCTCCAAGCGCTTCGAGCGCCGTAACGACTGCAAGCGCCACTACATCGAGCACCTGCTTGGAGACGCGCTCGCCGAGCGCGCGCGCCGCGGCGGTATCGCGTGCCAGCTGTGCGGGCGCGCCTTCCAGCGCGGAGACGC GTACAAGCGGCACATGCGCGAACACGCCTGCCTGCCGATCTATAAGTGCGAGATATGCGACAAGGCTTTCAGCGATTCGAGCAACTTTTGCAAGCACAAGAAGGTGCACAATCTATCGGTTGTCGTGTGCGACATCTGCAACAAGAAATTCAGCAATAAGAACTTTCTAATCAAGCACATCAAG ATGCACCAGGTCGTGAAACCAATCAGCTGTGAGACCTGCGACAAGCTGTTCTACACGCAGTCGAGCTACAACAAGCATCTGAAGAGAAACCGCTCGCGTGTAAAGTGCCCCCTATGCTCCTCGACCCACGGTTCGCTGCGGGAGAAGTGGGACCACATGTGGCAG GTTCACAAAGAGAGGAAATACGAAGCGGACTGTCCGCTTTGCAAGAAGTCGTTTCGGAAGTATCTTGACGTGAAGCAGCATCTCCGGGAACACCACAATGAGGAGCAGTACTTCTACTACCGGTCGCGCCTGAGTCCCGGCAGGAGACGCGCCCGGGAGCTCCCCGGGCTCTGA